In one Moritella sp. 5 genomic region, the following are encoded:
- a CDS encoding glutathione binding-like protein, with translation MRKVMAIDENGAKKSEARIQQAIDKLHDEYQQREFLVGDSFSRADLAAASLLAPLITPKGYGLDWPDAMPARLQEFIDKNETKLDKFHYLYRDFR, from the coding sequence ATGCGTAAAGTAATGGCTATCGATGAAAATGGTGCTAAAAAATCAGAAGCCCGTATTCAGCAAGCTATTGATAAATTGCATGACGAATACCAACAACGTGAGTTTCTAGTCGGTGATAGTTTTAGCCGTGCAGATCTAGCCGCGGCATCATTATTAGCGCCTTTAATCACTCCCAAAGGTTATGGTCTAGATTGGCCCGACGCTATGCCTGCAAGGTTACAAGAATTTATCGATAAAAATGAAACGAAGTTAGATAAATTTCATTACTTATATCGCGATTTTCGATGA
- a CDS encoding PAS domain-containing methyl-accepting chemotaxis protein, translating to MFFKKKSPAIPKPTYNDDIVDSINNSVAAIEFDKKGNIKTASPLFLKALGYSLDEIEGEHHRIFCSQEFTTSHEYSNFWNDLSRGKALSGTFKRYKKSGDEVVIEATYFPIIKDNVVDGVMKIASDITIQYNQAQTQKDLITALNCSFAVIEFEPNGTVIDANSLFLDTFSYTLDQVKDSHHRMFCFDSFYQEQPDFWEKLSNGHTFSGRFLRKDMNGKEVWIQASYSPVFDANGKVYKVVKLASDITSDVMRELEISDAANIAYSTAVETSQVALEGSKVLHDSVELSNKMLGNINLSIQQVEELGVLSKDVSEIVKTISGIAAQTNLLALNAAIEAARAGEQGRGFAVVADEVRQLASRTSASTEEINLVVSKNLILTNDVTDSMVKIGSVADETNLKITEVSSIMNEIYEGAESVSTAVNSFKDKR from the coding sequence ATGTTTTTTAAGAAAAAGTCACCTGCAATACCGAAGCCTACTTATAACGATGATATTGTCGACTCTATTAATAATTCAGTAGCAGCGATTGAATTTGATAAAAAGGGTAACATAAAAACGGCTAGCCCACTTTTTCTCAAAGCGTTAGGGTATAGTCTTGATGAAATTGAAGGTGAGCATCACCGTATTTTTTGTAGTCAAGAATTTACTACTAGCCATGAATATAGCAATTTTTGGAATGATCTTTCTCGTGGTAAGGCCCTGTCTGGAACGTTCAAGCGCTATAAAAAATCTGGAGATGAAGTTGTTATTGAAGCTACCTATTTCCCTATTATCAAAGATAATGTTGTTGATGGGGTAATGAAAATAGCCAGTGATATCACTATTCAATATAATCAAGCACAGACTCAAAAGGATTTAATTACGGCGCTTAATTGCAGCTTTGCCGTTATTGAGTTCGAGCCGAACGGAACAGTGATAGATGCCAATTCACTTTTCTTGGACACTTTTTCATACACTTTAGACCAAGTAAAAGATTCGCATCATCGCATGTTTTGCTTCGATAGTTTTTATCAAGAACAACCCGACTTTTGGGAAAAACTTTCTAATGGTCATACCTTTTCTGGACGTTTCTTACGAAAAGATATGAATGGGAAAGAAGTATGGATCCAAGCATCGTATAGCCCTGTTTTTGATGCGAATGGCAAGGTATATAAAGTCGTCAAACTTGCATCAGATATAACTTCAGACGTGATGAGGGAATTAGAAATATCAGATGCTGCAAACATTGCATATAGTACTGCAGTCGAAACATCTCAAGTCGCGCTAGAAGGAAGCAAGGTACTTCATGATTCCGTTGAGCTTTCTAACAAGATGTTGGGAAATATAAACTTATCGATACAACAAGTAGAAGAGCTGGGTGTTTTATCTAAAGATGTGTCTGAAATAGTTAAAACCATTAGCGGGATTGCAGCGCAAACGAACCTACTCGCACTTAATGCTGCGATTGAAGCGGCAAGAGCGGGTGAGCAAGGGCGTGGTTTTGCTGTTGTTGCTGATGAGGTCCGCCAGCTAGCCTCTCGCACGTCAGCATCAACTGAAGAAATCAATTTAGTTGTAAGCAAAAATCTTATATTAACGAATGACGTGACAGACTCTATGGTTAAAATTGGTTCTGTAGCAGATGAGACTAATTTAAAAATAACAGAAGTATCTTCTATCATGAATGAAATTTATGAAGGTGCTGAAAGTGTATCAACAGCAGTTAATAGCTTTAAAGATAAGCGTTAA
- a CDS encoding DUF2007 domain-containing protein, with protein MSKFVVVSKYSFPLDANIAKASLESEGIPAYIADEHTVNMQWLYSNAIGGVRLFVPEEFETEAKAILDMNFSEDVDLAFKEKPEQCAQCSSGNVINYTKGKKPAFLLFILLGFPLFFYKHGKKCMDCGWFKET; from the coding sequence ATGAGTAAATTTGTTGTAGTGTCTAAATATTCATTTCCTTTGGACGCAAATATAGCTAAAGCTAGCTTAGAAAGTGAGGGGATTCCCGCTTATATTGCGGATGAACACACAGTTAATATGCAATGGCTTTACTCCAATGCTATTGGAGGAGTGAGGCTATTTGTCCCTGAGGAATTTGAAACTGAAGCAAAAGCCATATTAGACATGAATTTTTCTGAGGATGTAGATTTAGCTTTTAAAGAAAAGCCCGAACAATGCGCTCAATGTAGTAGTGGTAATGTTATTAATTACACTAAAGGTAAAAAGCCTGCATTCCTATTATTTATATTGTTAGGGTTCCCTTTGTTTTTTTATAAACATGGTAAAAAATGCATGGATTGTGGTTGGTTTAAAGAAACATAA